Proteins from a genomic interval of Lolium perenne isolate Kyuss_39 chromosome 1, Kyuss_2.0, whole genome shotgun sequence:
- the LOC127312361 gene encoding non-specific lipid-transfer protein 1, whose amino-acid sequence MAPATIRGGRAVAPAALLVVAALLAVVAFAPRGASAALSCSTVYTTLLPCLGYVQSGGKVPPTCCAGIKNLVSRAGSTPDRRAACSCLKSIAARAGGGPYLSRAEGLPGRCNVQPPFKISPDVNCNSVN is encoded by the exons ATGGCTCCTGCGACCATCCGAGGCGGCCGCGCGGTTGCGCCGGCGGCTCTGCTCGTCGTGGCGGCGCTACTGGCGGTGGTGGCGTTCGCGCCGCGGGGCGCGAGCGCGGCGCTGTCGTGCTCCACGGTGTACACCACGCTGTTGCCGTGCCTCGGGTACGTGCAGTCGGGCGGCAAGGTGCCGCCGACGTGCTGCGCGGGGATCAAGAACCTCGTGTCCAGGGCAGGCTCCACGCCCGACCGCCGCGCCGCCTGCTCCTGCCTCAAGAGCATCGCCGCCCGTGCCGGCGGCGGGCCGTACCTCAGCCGTGCCGAGGGGCTTCCCGGGAGGTGCAACGTCCAGCCGCCATTCAAGATCAGCCCCGACGTGAACTGCAACTC GGTAAACTGA